A DNA window from Streptomyces canus contains the following coding sequences:
- a CDS encoding ATP-binding protein, with amino-acid sequence MSIWWSLHLRREAASVPLARRLLLGTMETAGVDPDVSYDLSLALSEACANAVEHGGESGLPDSSAAYRVTAYLDGEKCRIEVTDSGPGFPPVRPPRPTPMEAESGRGLCLIRELADHVQIGNKPGRGAVVSFDKILKWRKDAPLMAV; translated from the coding sequence ATGAGCATCTGGTGGTCACTCCATCTGCGGCGCGAGGCTGCGAGCGTTCCGCTCGCCCGGCGCCTGCTGCTCGGCACCATGGAGACCGCGGGCGTCGACCCGGACGTCTCCTACGATCTCTCCCTCGCCCTCAGCGAGGCCTGCGCCAACGCAGTGGAGCACGGCGGGGAGAGCGGGCTGCCGGACTCCTCGGCGGCGTACCGGGTCACCGCCTACCTCGACGGCGAGAAGTGCCGTATCGAAGTCACCGACTCCGGCCCCGGCTTCCCGCCCGTGCGGCCGCCCCGCCCCACGCCCATGGAGGCGGAGAGCGGCCGCGGCCTCTGTCTCATCCGCGAACTCGCCGACCACGTCCAGATCGGCAACAAACCGGGCCGTGGCGCCGTGGTGAGCTTCGACAAGATCCTCAAGTGGAGGAAAGACGCACCGCTGATGGCGGTGTGA